One Mangifera indica cultivar Alphonso chromosome 4, CATAS_Mindica_2.1, whole genome shotgun sequence genomic region harbors:
- the LOC123213386 gene encoding pentatricopeptide repeat-containing protein At5g13770, chloroplastic, whose product MAISTYSECSFPSMNSSIKSCKISLFSSCKNLPFFILPTSNLSLSLVNSSGSQSPILEDSSTNLPHPMNELDQQFSSNSFDSFLNGLLQDPRTQHLAYEYYNKAKENPEFRPEKPTLKLLIRYLIKSKKWGLIISLSEDFKLYNIFPDAYTCSTLITTCITSRKLKVLNSLLQVFKTDGEIALLAFDSAMRGYNKLHMYSSTIMVYDTMKSAEIELDSSCYCQIMEAYNKIGDTEKVVSLFHEFEARKLDATPFTNIYRLVCDSLGKCGRAFEALKIFRHMRRKGVPEDSFIYSSLICSFASIGEVKLAEELFKEAEGKRMLRDPEVFLKLVLMYVEQNSMEKTLDIVVSLKNNTKMKVSDCILCAIVNGFCKKRGYWAAIKVYEQLISQGCNPGQVTYASIINAYCRIGLYSKAEMVFSEMQEKGFDKCVVAYSSMVAMYGKTGRIRDAMRLVAKMKARGCQPNVWIYNSLIDMHGRARNLRQVEKLWKEMKRRKVAADKVSYTSVISAYNKAREYEKCVNFYNEYRMNGGLIDRVMGGIMVGVFSKLSRIEELLKLLGDMKSEGTRLDERLYHSALNALRDAGLQMQAQWLQRNFQGT is encoded by the coding sequence ATGGCCATTTCCACTTATTCAGAATGCTCATTTCCTTCGATGAACTCTTCCATCAAATCTTGCAAAATTTCCCTCTTTTCATCATGCAAGAACCTTCCCTTTTTTATTCTTCCAACCtctaatctctctctttctcttgtaAATTCTTCTGGCTCTCAGTCTCCAATCCTAGAAGATTCTTCCACAAATTTGCCTCATCCCATGAATGAACTGGATCAACAATTTTCATCCAATAGTTTTGATAGTTTTTTGAATGGTTTGTTACAAGATCCTCGAACACAACACCTAGCTTATGAGTACTACAATAAAGCTAAAGAAAATCCAGAATTTAGACCAGAAAAACCAACTCTAAAGCTTCTCATCAGGTACTTGATAAAATCTAAGAAATGGGGTCTCATTATCTCACTTTCTGAAGATTTTAAGCTTTACAACATTTTTCCTGATGCCTATACTTGTTCAACATTGATTACTACTTGCATTACCTCCAGAAAACTCAAAGTTTTAAACAGTTTGCTTCAAGTTTTTAAAACAGATGGTGAAATTGCTTTATTGGCTTTTGATTCTGCAATGAGAGGTTATAACAAACTTCATATGTATAGTAGCACAATTATGGTGTATGACACAATGAAATCTGCTGAAATTGAACTTGATTCTAGTTGTTATTGTCAGATTATGGAAGCTTATAACAAAATTGGTGATACAGAGAAAGTAGTTAGCTTGTTTCATGAATTTGAAGCTAGGAAATTAGATGCAACACCATTTACCAACATTTATAGACTTGTATGCGATTCATTAGGGAAATGTGGTCGTGCTTTTGAAGCTCTTAAAATCTTCAGACATATGAGAAGGAAAGGTGTACCGGAGGACTCTTTTATATACTCCTCTTTGATATGTTCTTTTGCCAGCATTGGAGAAGTTAAGTTAGCCGAAGAGCTATTCAAAGAAGCAGAAGGGAAGAGAATGTTGAGGGACCCAGAAGTGTTTTTAAAGCTTGTGTTGATGTATGTTGAACAAAATTCTATGGAAAAGACTCTTGACATTGTTGTGTCATTAAAGAATAATACAAAAATGAAGGTTTCTGATTGTATATTATGTGCCATTGTGAATGGCTTCTGTAAAAAAAGAGGATATTGGGCTGCCATAAAGGTTTATGAACAACTCATCTCACAAGGCTGCAATCCGGGACAAGTAACATATGCTTCAATCATAAATGCATATTGCCGAATTGGGTTGTATTCGAAAGCAGAAATGGTGTTCTCAGAAATGCAAGAAAAGGGTTTTGATAAATGTGTTGTTGCATATTCAAGCATGGTGGCAATGTATGGGAAGACAGGAAGAATAAGAGATGCAATGAGACTTGTAGCTAAAATGAAAGCAAGAGGTTGTCAGCCAAATGTGTGGATATACAATTCCCTAATAGACATGCATGGAAGGGCTAGGAATTTGAGGCAAGTGGAGAAATTATGGAAGgaaatgaagagaagaaaagttGCAGCTGATAAGGTGAGTTACACAAGTGTGATAAGTGCATACAATAAGGCAAGAgaatatgagaagtgtgtgaaTTTTTACAACGAGTATAGGATGAATGGTGGGTTGATTGATAGAGTAATGGGTGGGATAATGGTTGGTGTTTTCTCTAAATTGAGTAGGATTGAAGAGTTGCTGAAACTTTTAGGGGATATGAAATCTGAAGGAACAAGGCTTGATGAAAGACTTTACCATTCAGCTTTGAATGCTTTGAGGGATGCTGGACTTCAAATGCAAGCCCAATGGTTGCAACGAAACTTTCAGGGGACCTAG